In Astatotilapia calliptera chromosome 20, fAstCal1.2, whole genome shotgun sequence, one genomic interval encodes:
- the LOC113013318 gene encoding acylamino-acid-releasing enzyme isoform X1: MEPRQITGVYGEVSGLPAPVSAHVREEQLQEPRIYTVTAEWSQSELVRCSRLRYLQEFRLISESNTHKSIRTVLPPGPCVSVSGELLSGFSPIRGLRAVIRETSGHQLLEIWNCHGLRKCLNLTALNKHGRVYDDAQFGCLSWSACENKLLYVAERSKNASAETQDGGHAWRKDRSLYCEDWGEALTNRSEPAICVVDLEIGTASVLEGVPPDVSPGQALWAPGSQAVFFIGWYHEPFRLGLKFCSNRRSALFKIDLCGHCERLSGENLSVSNPRLSPDGSTLIYLQGAVFGPHNQCLSLQQLDLESGETSTLLDVVSRPQAGEFAGMYEALPSCCWSADSQRVMFSSACRNWKGLFLVDRRSKIVTSLSDNLSDSSSQLYGSWKLLTVQRDLMVVCCSSPNTPPTLRVGFVPRAGEAVSWQTLQEPLMTFDFNWKVLDVTLPSDEENANYPGLDFGAVLVKPSRPLGETRTPLVVFIHGGPHSQFPAEWNSTTAGLAKLGFAVLMVNYRGSTGFGQHSILSLIGQIGSQDVKDVQRAVLTALERDPNLDPDRLAAIGGSHGGFLACHLLGQYPESYRVCAARNPVINAATLLGTSDIVDWRYTSAGFHYSYDQIPTAEALAAMLQKSPIAHAAKIKAPVLLMLGGRDRRVSPHQGMELYKALKSRGSPVRLLWFPEDGHSLSRVDTQVDCFLNTALWLHQHL, from the exons ATGGAGCCCAGACAAATCACCGGGGTGTACGGAGAGGTGAGCGGCCTGCCTGCGCCTGTTTCAGCCCATGTGAGAGAAGAGCAGCTCCAGGAGCCCCGGATATACACGGTGACAGCAG AGTGGAGTCAGAGCGAACTGGTCCGATGCTCCAGACTCCGATACTTGCAGGAGTTCAGGCTGATCTCGGAGAGCAACACTCACAAGAGCATCAGGACTGTTCTTCCACCAGgaccgtgtgtgtctgtgtccggAGA gttgTTGAGTGGATTCTCTCCCATTCGAGGCCTGAGAGCTGTTATCAGAGAGACAAGCGGTCACCAGCTCCTCGAG ATATGGAACTGCCACGGCCTCAGAAAATGCCTCAACCTGACTGCTCTTAACAAACATGGCCGAGTGTATGATGACG CCCAGTTTGGCTGCCTGTCGTGGTCAGCGTGTGAGAACAAACTGCTGTACGTAGCGGAGAGAAGCAAGAACGCATCAGCCGAAACGCAAGATGGGGGACACGCGTGGAGAAAG GACAGGAGTTTGTACTGTGAAGATTGGGGGGAGGCCCTGACCAATAGGAGCGAGCCGGCAATTTGTGTGGTGGATTTGGAGATCGGCACGGCCAGCGTGTTGGAGGGCGTTCCGCCTGATGTTTCACCTGGACAG GCTCTGTGGGCTCCCGGCAGTCAGGCAGTGTTTTTCATTGGCTGGTACCACGAACCCTTCAGACTCGGACTGAAGTTCTGCTCCAACCGCAG GTCAGCCTTGTTCAAGATTGATCTGTGTGGACATTGTG AACGTCTGTCGGGGGAAAACCTTTCAGTGTCTAATCCCAGGCTAAGTCCTGATGGGTCCACGCTGATCTACCTGCAGGGTGCAGTGTTTGGTCCTCACAACCAGTGCCTCAGTCTGCAGCAG CTGGATCTGGAAAGCGGGGAGACATCTACGCTGCTGGATGTTGTCAGCAGGCCACAGGCTG GTGAGTTTGCAGGCATGTATGAAGCGCTGCCGTCCTGCTGCTGGTCTGCAGACAGCCAGAGAGTAATGTTCAGCAGCGCCTGCAGGAACTGGAAG GGTCTCTTCCTAGTTGACAGAAGATCAAAGATAGTCACCTCCCTCTCTGATA ACCTCTCGGATTCTTCTTCCCAACTTTATGGCAGCTGGAAACTGCTGACAGTCCAGAGAGACCTGATGGTGGTCTGCTGCTCCAGCCCGAACACCCCTCCCACTCTG AGGGTGGGGTTTGTCCCGCGTGCAGGTGAGGCCGTGTCCTGGCAAACTCTGCAGGAGCCCCTCATGACCTTTGACTTCAACTGGAAAGTTCTAGATGTGACTCTTCCATCGGACGAGGAGAACGCAAACTACC CTGGCTTAGACTTTGGTGCAGTCTTGGTTAAACCATCTCGTCCCCTTGGTGAAACCAGGACACCTCTTGTGGTCTTCATCCATG GGGGCCCTCACTCTCAGTTCCCTGCAGAGTGGAACAGCACCACAGCTGGGCTGGCTAAACTCGGCTTTGCTGTGCTCATGG TGAACTACAGGGGATCCACGGGGTTCGGCCAGCACAGCATTTTGTCACTGATCGGTCAGATTGGGAGCCAGGATGTAAAAGATGTGCAG AGGGCTGTGCTTACTGCGCTGGAGCGTGACCCGAACCTCGACCCCGATCGCTTGGCTGCAATAGGTGGTTCTCACGGCGGTTTCCTGGCCTGTCACCTGCTCGGTCAGTATCCTGAGTCCTACAGAGTGTGCGCAGCCAGGAACCCTGTCATTAATGCTGCTACTCTATTGGGAACCAGTGATATAGTGGACTG GCGTTACACCAGTGCTGGGTTTCACTACTCGTACGACCAGATACCCACTGCTGAGGCCCTGGCTGCTATGTTACAGAAGTCACCCATCGCACATGCCGCCaag ATCAAGGCTCCGGTGCTGCTGATGCTGGGAGGCAGAGACAGGAGGGTGTCTCCACACCAGGGGATGGAGCTTTATAAAGCACTGAAGAGCCGAGGTTCACCTGTCAG GTTGCTGTGGTTTCCTGAAGATGGACATTCTCTGTCCAGAGTGGACACACAGGTTGACTGCTTCCTCAACACAGCGCTGTGGCTGCACCAGCATCTCtga
- the LOC113013318 gene encoding acylamino-acid-releasing enzyme isoform X2: MEPRQITGVYGEVSGLPAPVSAHVREEQLQEPRIYTVTAEWSQSELVRCSRLRYLQEFRLISESNTHKSIRTVLPPGPCVSVSGELLSGFSPIRGLRAVIRETSGHQLLEIWNCHGLRKCLNLTALNKHGRVYDDAQFGCLSWSACENKLLYVAERSKNASAETQDGGHAWRKDRSLYCEDWGEALTNRSEPAICVVDLEIGTASVLEGVPPDVSPGQALWAPGSQAVFFIGWYHEPFRLGLKFCSNRRSALFKIDLCGHCERLSGENLSVSNPRLSPDGSTLIYLQGAVFGPHNQCLSLQQLDLESGETSTLLDVVSRPQAGEFAGMYEALPSCCWSADSQRVMFSSACRNWKGLFLVDRRSKIVTSLSDNLSDSSSQLYGSWKLLTVQRDLMVVCCSSPNTPPTLRVGFVPRAGEAVSWQTLQEPLMTFDFNWKVLDVTLPSDEENANYPGLDFGAVLVKPSRPLGETRTPLVVFIHGGPHSQFPAEWNSTTAGLAKLGFAVLMVNYRGSTGFGQHSILSLIGQIGSQDVKDVQRAVLTALERDPNLDPDRLAAIGGSHGGFLACHLLGVTPVLGFTTRTTRYPLLRPWLLCYRSHPSHMPPRSNTNTKIPCDNLNETTRSDSYKAALIRKSSLDPSRAHNAD; this comes from the exons ATGGAGCCCAGACAAATCACCGGGGTGTACGGAGAGGTGAGCGGCCTGCCTGCGCCTGTTTCAGCCCATGTGAGAGAAGAGCAGCTCCAGGAGCCCCGGATATACACGGTGACAGCAG AGTGGAGTCAGAGCGAACTGGTCCGATGCTCCAGACTCCGATACTTGCAGGAGTTCAGGCTGATCTCGGAGAGCAACACTCACAAGAGCATCAGGACTGTTCTTCCACCAGgaccgtgtgtgtctgtgtccggAGA gttgTTGAGTGGATTCTCTCCCATTCGAGGCCTGAGAGCTGTTATCAGAGAGACAAGCGGTCACCAGCTCCTCGAG ATATGGAACTGCCACGGCCTCAGAAAATGCCTCAACCTGACTGCTCTTAACAAACATGGCCGAGTGTATGATGACG CCCAGTTTGGCTGCCTGTCGTGGTCAGCGTGTGAGAACAAACTGCTGTACGTAGCGGAGAGAAGCAAGAACGCATCAGCCGAAACGCAAGATGGGGGACACGCGTGGAGAAAG GACAGGAGTTTGTACTGTGAAGATTGGGGGGAGGCCCTGACCAATAGGAGCGAGCCGGCAATTTGTGTGGTGGATTTGGAGATCGGCACGGCCAGCGTGTTGGAGGGCGTTCCGCCTGATGTTTCACCTGGACAG GCTCTGTGGGCTCCCGGCAGTCAGGCAGTGTTTTTCATTGGCTGGTACCACGAACCCTTCAGACTCGGACTGAAGTTCTGCTCCAACCGCAG GTCAGCCTTGTTCAAGATTGATCTGTGTGGACATTGTG AACGTCTGTCGGGGGAAAACCTTTCAGTGTCTAATCCCAGGCTAAGTCCTGATGGGTCCACGCTGATCTACCTGCAGGGTGCAGTGTTTGGTCCTCACAACCAGTGCCTCAGTCTGCAGCAG CTGGATCTGGAAAGCGGGGAGACATCTACGCTGCTGGATGTTGTCAGCAGGCCACAGGCTG GTGAGTTTGCAGGCATGTATGAAGCGCTGCCGTCCTGCTGCTGGTCTGCAGACAGCCAGAGAGTAATGTTCAGCAGCGCCTGCAGGAACTGGAAG GGTCTCTTCCTAGTTGACAGAAGATCAAAGATAGTCACCTCCCTCTCTGATA ACCTCTCGGATTCTTCTTCCCAACTTTATGGCAGCTGGAAACTGCTGACAGTCCAGAGAGACCTGATGGTGGTCTGCTGCTCCAGCCCGAACACCCCTCCCACTCTG AGGGTGGGGTTTGTCCCGCGTGCAGGTGAGGCCGTGTCCTGGCAAACTCTGCAGGAGCCCCTCATGACCTTTGACTTCAACTGGAAAGTTCTAGATGTGACTCTTCCATCGGACGAGGAGAACGCAAACTACC CTGGCTTAGACTTTGGTGCAGTCTTGGTTAAACCATCTCGTCCCCTTGGTGAAACCAGGACACCTCTTGTGGTCTTCATCCATG GGGGCCCTCACTCTCAGTTCCCTGCAGAGTGGAACAGCACCACAGCTGGGCTGGCTAAACTCGGCTTTGCTGTGCTCATGG TGAACTACAGGGGATCCACGGGGTTCGGCCAGCACAGCATTTTGTCACTGATCGGTCAGATTGGGAGCCAGGATGTAAAAGATGTGCAG AGGGCTGTGCTTACTGCGCTGGAGCGTGACCCGAACCTCGACCCCGATCGCTTGGCTGCAATAGGTGGTTCTCACGGCGGTTTCCTGGCCTGTCACCTGCTCG GCGTTACACCAGTGCTGGGTTTCACTACTCGTACGACCAGATACCCACTGCTGAGGCCCTGGCTGCTATGTTACAGAAGTCACCCATCGCACATGCCGCCaaggtcaaacacaaacacaaaaatcccATGTGATAACCTTAATGAAACGACCAGAAGCGATAGCTACAAAGCTGCTTTAATAAGGAAATCTTCTTTAGACCCCTCTAGAGCTCACAATGCTGATTAA
- the LOC113013318 gene encoding acylamino-acid-releasing enzyme isoform X3 encodes MEPRQITGVYGEVSGLPAPVSAHVREEQLQEPRIYTVTAEWSQSELVRCSRLRYLQEFRLISESNTHKSIRTVLPPGPCVSVSGELLSGFSPIRGLRAVIRETSGHQLLEIWNCHGLRKCLNLTALNKHGRVYDDAQFGCLSWSACENKLLYVAERSKNASAETQDGGHAWRKDRSLYCEDWGEALTNRSEPAICVVDLEIGTASVLEGVPPDVSPGQALWAPGSQAVFFIGWYHEPFRLGLKFCSNRRSALFKIDLCGHCERLSGENLSVSNPRLSPDGSTLIYLQGAVFGPHNQCLSLQQLDLESGETSTLLDVVSRPQAGEFAGMYEALPSCCWSADSQRVMFSSACRNWKGLFLVDRRSKIVTSLSDNLSDSSSQLYGSWKLLTVQRDLMVVCCSSPNTPPTLRVGFVPRAGEAVSWQTLQEPLMTFDFNWKVLDVTLPSDEENANYPGLDFGAVLVKPSRPLGETRTPLVVFIHGGPHSQFPAEWNSTTAGLAKLGFAVLMVNYRGSTGFGQHSILSLIGQIGSQDVKDVQRAVLTALERDPNLDPDRLAAIGGSHGGFLACHLLGVTPVLGFTTRTTRYPLLRPWLLCYRSHPSHMPPRSRLRCC; translated from the exons ATGGAGCCCAGACAAATCACCGGGGTGTACGGAGAGGTGAGCGGCCTGCCTGCGCCTGTTTCAGCCCATGTGAGAGAAGAGCAGCTCCAGGAGCCCCGGATATACACGGTGACAGCAG AGTGGAGTCAGAGCGAACTGGTCCGATGCTCCAGACTCCGATACTTGCAGGAGTTCAGGCTGATCTCGGAGAGCAACACTCACAAGAGCATCAGGACTGTTCTTCCACCAGgaccgtgtgtgtctgtgtccggAGA gttgTTGAGTGGATTCTCTCCCATTCGAGGCCTGAGAGCTGTTATCAGAGAGACAAGCGGTCACCAGCTCCTCGAG ATATGGAACTGCCACGGCCTCAGAAAATGCCTCAACCTGACTGCTCTTAACAAACATGGCCGAGTGTATGATGACG CCCAGTTTGGCTGCCTGTCGTGGTCAGCGTGTGAGAACAAACTGCTGTACGTAGCGGAGAGAAGCAAGAACGCATCAGCCGAAACGCAAGATGGGGGACACGCGTGGAGAAAG GACAGGAGTTTGTACTGTGAAGATTGGGGGGAGGCCCTGACCAATAGGAGCGAGCCGGCAATTTGTGTGGTGGATTTGGAGATCGGCACGGCCAGCGTGTTGGAGGGCGTTCCGCCTGATGTTTCACCTGGACAG GCTCTGTGGGCTCCCGGCAGTCAGGCAGTGTTTTTCATTGGCTGGTACCACGAACCCTTCAGACTCGGACTGAAGTTCTGCTCCAACCGCAG GTCAGCCTTGTTCAAGATTGATCTGTGTGGACATTGTG AACGTCTGTCGGGGGAAAACCTTTCAGTGTCTAATCCCAGGCTAAGTCCTGATGGGTCCACGCTGATCTACCTGCAGGGTGCAGTGTTTGGTCCTCACAACCAGTGCCTCAGTCTGCAGCAG CTGGATCTGGAAAGCGGGGAGACATCTACGCTGCTGGATGTTGTCAGCAGGCCACAGGCTG GTGAGTTTGCAGGCATGTATGAAGCGCTGCCGTCCTGCTGCTGGTCTGCAGACAGCCAGAGAGTAATGTTCAGCAGCGCCTGCAGGAACTGGAAG GGTCTCTTCCTAGTTGACAGAAGATCAAAGATAGTCACCTCCCTCTCTGATA ACCTCTCGGATTCTTCTTCCCAACTTTATGGCAGCTGGAAACTGCTGACAGTCCAGAGAGACCTGATGGTGGTCTGCTGCTCCAGCCCGAACACCCCTCCCACTCTG AGGGTGGGGTTTGTCCCGCGTGCAGGTGAGGCCGTGTCCTGGCAAACTCTGCAGGAGCCCCTCATGACCTTTGACTTCAACTGGAAAGTTCTAGATGTGACTCTTCCATCGGACGAGGAGAACGCAAACTACC CTGGCTTAGACTTTGGTGCAGTCTTGGTTAAACCATCTCGTCCCCTTGGTGAAACCAGGACACCTCTTGTGGTCTTCATCCATG GGGGCCCTCACTCTCAGTTCCCTGCAGAGTGGAACAGCACCACAGCTGGGCTGGCTAAACTCGGCTTTGCTGTGCTCATGG TGAACTACAGGGGATCCACGGGGTTCGGCCAGCACAGCATTTTGTCACTGATCGGTCAGATTGGGAGCCAGGATGTAAAAGATGTGCAG AGGGCTGTGCTTACTGCGCTGGAGCGTGACCCGAACCTCGACCCCGATCGCTTGGCTGCAATAGGTGGTTCTCACGGCGGTTTCCTGGCCTGTCACCTGCTCG GCGTTACACCAGTGCTGGGTTTCACTACTCGTACGACCAGATACCCACTGCTGAGGCCCTGGCTGCTATGTTACAGAAGTCACCCATCGCACATGCCGCCaag ATCAAGGCTCCGGTGCTGCTGA